A stretch of the Xiphias gladius isolate SHS-SW01 ecotype Sanya breed wild chromosome 21, ASM1685928v1, whole genome shotgun sequence genome encodes the following:
- the manbal gene encoding protein MANBAL yields MSAELDLSPPEVPEPTFLESLLRYGLFLGAIFQLICILAVILPTSKGHEQEETEAADGKSAEQMKKPKGPVPQIRQKPKKESKKKR; encoded by the exons atgtcTGCAGAACTGGACCTGTCCCCTCCAGAGGTCCCTGAGCCTACCTTTCTAGAGAGCCTACTGCGCTACGGGCTGTTTCTGGGTGCCATCTTCCAGCTCATCTGCATCCTGGCTGTCATCCTCCCCACATCCAAGGGGCATGAACAG GAGGAGACTGAGGCTGCCGACGGCAAGAGTGCTGAACAGATGAAGAAACCTAAAGGACCAGTGCCTCAGATTCGACAGAAACCAAAGAAGGAGAGCAAGAAGAAGCGATAG